One genomic segment of Rhizorhabdus phycosphaerae includes these proteins:
- the hemE gene encoding uroporphyrinogen decarboxylase, translating into MRPLLSVLKGERLDVPPVWLMRQAGRYLPEYRALRADKGGFLELATDPATAAEITLQPIRRFGFDGAILFSDILMVPWALGQDLSFGPGEGPQLDPPLLDHDVDSLTPALDRLDPVYETVRRVAAALPPETTLLGFAGSPWTVATYMVAGKGSRDQHETREFAYRDPQAFGRIIDAVTDLTIDYLSRQIACGAMAVQLFDSWAGTLSPAQFDRWVIAPTARIVAALHARHPDTPVICFPKGAGGKLVAYAKETGADAIGLDETVDPAWANAALPESLPVQGNLDPLALLAGGAELDSAIDRLTTALRDRPHIFNLGHGILPQTPIAHVEALLARVRGVA; encoded by the coding sequence ATGAGGCCGCTGCTCTCCGTATTGAAGGGCGAGCGCCTGGACGTCCCACCGGTCTGGCTGATGCGGCAGGCCGGACGCTATCTGCCGGAATATCGCGCGCTGCGCGCCGACAAGGGCGGATTCCTCGAACTCGCCACCGATCCCGCGACCGCCGCAGAGATCACGCTCCAGCCGATCCGGCGCTTCGGCTTCGACGGGGCAATCCTGTTCTCCGACATATTGATGGTGCCCTGGGCGCTGGGCCAGGATCTAAGCTTCGGGCCGGGCGAAGGCCCCCAGCTCGATCCGCCGCTGCTGGACCACGACGTCGATAGCCTCACGCCTGCACTCGACCGGCTCGACCCGGTCTATGAAACCGTCCGCCGCGTCGCCGCCGCGCTGCCGCCGGAGACGACCCTGCTCGGCTTTGCCGGCTCGCCCTGGACGGTCGCGACCTACATGGTCGCCGGCAAGGGCAGCCGCGACCAGCACGAGACGCGCGAATTCGCCTATCGCGACCCGCAGGCGTTCGGCCGGATCATCGATGCCGTCACCGACCTGACGATCGACTATCTCTCGCGCCAAATCGCGTGCGGCGCGATGGCCGTGCAATTGTTCGACAGCTGGGCGGGGACGCTGAGCCCGGCCCAGTTCGACCGCTGGGTCATCGCCCCGACCGCCCGGATCGTCGCCGCGCTCCACGCGCGCCACCCCGACACGCCGGTCATCTGCTTTCCCAAGGGCGCGGGCGGCAAGCTCGTCGCCTATGCGAAGGAAACCGGCGCCGATGCGATCGGCCTCGACGAGACCGTCGACCCGGCCTGGGCGAACGCGGCACTGCCCGAAAGCCTGCCAGTCCAGGGCAACCTCGACCCGCTCGCGCTGCTCGCCGGCGGCGCCGAACTCGATTCCGCGATCGACCGGCTAACCACCGCCCTGCGCGACCGCCCCCACATCTTCAACCTCGGCCACGGCATCCTGCCGCAAACCCCGATCGCCCATGTCGAAGCGCTGCTGGCGCGGGTGCGTGGGGTGGCGTGA